In the genome of Candoia aspera isolate rCanAsp1 chromosome 1, rCanAsp1.hap2, whole genome shotgun sequence, one region contains:
- the DNAJC5G gene encoding dnaJ homolog subfamily C member 5G → MAEGGRPQRKMSRAGESLYHILGLEKGASSEDIKKAYRKLALKYHPDKNPDNPEAAEKFKEINNANVILSDENKRRLYDEYGSMGLYVSEQFGEESVKYYFLMSKWWFKALAACCGIFTCCCCCCCCCFCCGKCRPPEDDESYKYVNPEDLEAQIRAEDGGDAIRMQPTANAALHTTDENQSRKP, encoded by the exons ATGGCGGAAGGTGGCCGGCCACAGAGGAAGATGTCTCGGGCTGGGGAGAGTTTATATCACATCCTGGGCTTGGAAAAGGGTGCTTCCTCAGAAGACATCAAGAAAGCATACAG GAAACTGGCATTAAAATATCACCCAGATAAGAATCCTGATAATCCTGAAGCAGCAGAGAAGTTCAAGGAGATCAACAATGCCAATGTAATTCTCAGTGATGAGAACAAGCGGCGTCTCTATGATGAATATGGCTCCATGGGACTCTATGTGTCTGAGCAGTTTGGGGAGGAAAGTGTGAAGTATTATTTCCTCATGTCCAAGTGGTGGTTCAAG GCACTGGCGGCATGCTGTGGCATCTTTacttgttgctgttgctgctgctgctgctgcttctgttgtGGGAAATGCCGCCCACCTGAAGATGATGAATCCTACAAGTATGTCAATCCTGAAGACTTGGAGGCCCAGATCCGTGCAGAGGATG GTGGTGATGCCATCCGAATGCAGCCCACAGCAAATGCAGCATTACATACTACAGATGAGAATCAGTCCCGCAAGCCATGA